In the genome of Fusobacterium necrogenes, one region contains:
- a CDS encoding thiamine diphosphokinase, with product MRVAYVFFNGEFLGSKEYYLNLMKKDKGDIYCADGGANLLEKLEIIPMEIWGDFDSVPENILEKYEKLGVIIKRFPKDKDFTDGELILKYISEKKYDKIIVIGGLGGRKDHELTNLNLMFKFKNLSFVTETEDIFAIENYREFVGEKGKTISFVPFSEKIENLTLKGFKYPLTNYTLHQGESICMSNVAQNDICIVSFDKGKLVGIVIK from the coding sequence ATGAGAGTAGCATATGTTTTTTTTAATGGAGAATTTTTAGGAAGTAAAGAGTATTATTTAAACCTTATGAAAAAAGATAAGGGGGATATCTATTGTGCTGATGGTGGTGCAAATCTTTTGGAAAAATTAGAGATAATTCCAATGGAGATATGGGGAGATTTTGATTCTGTACCTGAAAATATTTTAGAAAAATATGAAAAGTTAGGAGTAATTATAAAGAGATTCCCTAAAGATAAGGATTTTACGGATGGAGAGTTGATTTTAAAATATATAAGTGAAAAAAAATATGATAAAATTATAGTGATTGGTGGGCTAGGTGGTAGAAAAGACCATGAATTAACAAATCTTAATCTGATGTTTAAATTTAAAAATCTTAGTTTTGTAACTGAAACGGAGGATATCTTTGCAATAGAAAACTACAGAGAGTTTGTAGGAGAAAAGGGAAAAACTATATCCTTTGTTCCATTTTCTGAGAAAATAGAAAACTTGACATTAAAAGGATTTAAATATCCACTTACTAACTATACTCTTCATCAAGGGGAGAGTATTTGTATGAGCAATGTAGCACAGAATGATATCTGCATTGTATCTTTTGATAAAGGAAAATTAGTAGGTATTGTTATAAAATAA
- a CDS encoding endonuclease/exonuclease/phosphatase family protein — translation MRKLKVLILYILMTLTLLAQEGYIASFNTLRIGKAQKDFKLISKVLESFDVVGLIEVMNPIGVERLIKELEKESGVRWKYHISPYSVGSTSYKEYFAYIWKSERVEFLGGRGFYPDDEKRFERVPYGADFKIGNFDFTFVLVHSIFGKKESERRAEAFAMDRVYNYFQGLDNEENDIIIAGDFNLRADDEAFENLLNHEDEIIYTIAPRIKTTIGKDKLASSYDNMFLSKIYTQEFEGKSGAIDFTKKQYRMMKDKISDHLPIFIIVDTEFDDD, via the coding sequence ATGAGAAAATTAAAAGTCTTGATTTTATATATTTTAATGACTTTGACTCTTTTGGCTCAAGAGGGATATATAGCTTCTTTTAATACCTTAAGAATAGGAAAAGCTCAAAAGGATTTTAAACTTATAAGTAAAGTTTTAGAAAGTTTTGATGTAGTTGGACTTATAGAAGTAATGAATCCAATAGGAGTAGAAAGGCTTATAAAAGAGTTAGAAAAAGAGAGTGGAGTAAGGTGGAAATACCATATTTCTCCATATTCAGTAGGAAGTACAAGCTATAAAGAGTATTTTGCATATATTTGGAAAAGTGAAAGAGTAGAATTTTTAGGAGGTAGAGGTTTCTATCCTGATGATGAGAAAAGATTTGAAAGAGTTCCCTATGGAGCAGATTTTAAAATAGGAAATTTTGATTTTACTTTTGTATTAGTACACTCTATCTTTGGAAAGAAAGAATCTGAAAGAAGAGCTGAAGCTTTTGCTATGGATAGAGTTTACAATTATTTTCAAGGGCTAGATAATGAAGAGAATGATATAATTATAGCTGGAGATTTTAATCTCAGAGCTGATGATGAAGCATTTGAAAATCTGTTGAACCATGAAGATGAGATAATTTATACGATAGCTCCAAGAATAAAAACAACTATTGGGAAGGATAAATTAGCTAGTTCCTATGATAATATGTTTTTGTCAAAAATTTATACCCAGGAATTTGAAGGAAAGAGTGGAGCAATAGATTTTACAAAGAAACAGTACAGAATGATGAAAGATAAAATATCAGACCATCTACCGATATTTATTATAGTAGATACAGAATTTGATGATGATTAG
- a CDS encoding HAD family hydrolase has translation MIAAFFDIDGTIFRNSLLTEHFKKLIKYDLLDFSEYDRRVKEAFKLWDERVGNYDNYLGDLTGTYVDAIKGLPTKYNDFVADKVVELKGNKVYTYTREMIKWHKSQDHLVIFISGSPDFLVSRMAKKWNADDFCGSTYHTDKAGILTGEISPMWDSENKLKSIHKFCEKYKIDLNKSYAYGDTHGDITMLQLVGNPRAINPSLELLNNIKNDKKLKYKTEIIIERKDVVYSVNADVKILNSSF, from the coding sequence ATGATTGCAGCGTTTTTTGATATTGATGGTACTATTTTTAGAAACTCTCTTTTGACTGAGCATTTTAAAAAATTAATAAAATATGATTTATTAGATTTTAGTGAATATGATAGAAGAGTCAAAGAAGCATTTAAGCTTTGGGACGAGAGAGTTGGAAATTATGATAACTACTTAGGAGATTTGACAGGAACATATGTAGATGCTATAAAAGGTCTACCTACTAAATACAATGATTTTGTTGCTGATAAAGTAGTTGAATTAAAAGGAAATAAAGTCTATACTTATACTAGAGAGATGATAAAATGGCATAAATCTCAAGATCATCTTGTTATTTTTATATCTGGTAGTCCAGACTTTTTAGTTTCAAGAATGGCTAAAAAATGGAATGCTGATGATTTTTGTGGTTCTACTTACCACACTGATAAGGCTGGAATACTCACTGGAGAAATCTCACCTATGTGGGATTCTGAAAATAAATTAAAATCAATACATAAATTTTGTGAAAAATATAAAATTGATTTAAATAAAAGTTATGCTTATGGGGATACTCATGGAGATATTACTATGCTACAACTAGTTGGTAATCCTAGAGCTATCAATCCAAGTTTAGAACTTCTAAATAATATAAAAAATGATAAAAAATTAAAGTATAAAACTGAAATAATTATTGAAAGAAAGGATGTTGTCTACTCTGTAAATGCTGATGTAAAAATCCTAAATTCAAGTTTTTAA